One window of Branchiostoma lanceolatum isolate klBraLanc5 chromosome 6, klBraLanc5.hap2, whole genome shotgun sequence genomic DNA carries:
- the LOC136436593 gene encoding uncharacterized protein: protein MLTKATLHSRIRNLFGQKDGHHLRVLDTYNAYNRTYSDASVSMKTFGGAIKECFPAVVKKRLTTENGLQSYYFNLYKFDDKENISPTTTVSSSSTGMSSITIDHLLQFAKSQKISGTWCANKSQSGIQLCKVDPKFVNGLQPCRVLTISDSLKVTASYNSVQIDLKKMGITDHIKNIQEFETILSKVSDIPACEGLQGNVYTQTKYPALKAVVDSVHEGSGEPKQRLRSLECSQLVPVLPGSKVVRCTHCDKLRSAVKQAHWRREKLKRTTGDIPQVPAKRTRWDYLSEQQKRDKYNTEQARRIRAEDKTDYYKGKYASLKESIRLTKEDHTDMTDIFNKMDSDVAKMFPNDHRKRLLWTIQRDHVQNKRNQWNAEFLDVCLQLWQRSKQGYVDLQDSGFLKLPSERLLRYKKNKVNQKPGLHSEVFKWMNEEAQQQGVTERGRHGFIVFDEMKIQGSIQLRRVGDEFEVAGLVDLGDFYHSMRSLQTGGDRKAEMATHVFQMAFKGCEGFFFPFAWFPTTEIAPINIFLHHWDSVLHLKYRKFFSHACLCDGGQANRDFIMGHFKSTEDAIMNNFSIDNTYDSSSKYSFIMDPPHNIKKLRNNLEKSSLRGTARSFKFNGKHILWSHLKEAYLHDKTNARAPVTSCKIKDSHFQLTPATRMRNHLAADIFSDDMVELLDNYQEFKRDQKGDADSMALTREYLTAANLFVKTFANTKPIRTMDDPRLVQLDGALQWFLDWREDVMESEYQTAKERNKAYISDKLHFDLCSMVLGYKSYVHTMTTQFPGMGLVSASTNQDALENMFGCIRASNGSNTNPTVLQYGPSVNGYIHCRSFKVRNGNATRK from the exons GATCAGGAACTTGTTTGGTCAAAAAGATGGACATCATCTGCGGGTGCTAGACACTTACAACGCATACAACAGAACATACTCCGATGCCAGCGTATCCATGAAGACGTTTGGAGGGGCGATCAAGGAATGCTTCCCTGCAGTGGTGAAGAAGAGACTGACGACGGAAAACGGCCTACA ATCATACTACTTCAACCTGTACAAGTTCGACGACAAGGAAAACATCTCACCTACCACTACTGTCAGTTCTTCATCAACAGGCATGTCATCTATCACAATAGATCATCTGTTGCAGTTTGCCAAGAGTCAGAAAATTTCTGGGACTTGGTGTGCGAACAAGTCACAGAGTGGAATTCAACTCTGCAAGGTGGATCCAAAGTTCGTCAATGGTCTGCAACCTTGTAGGGTATTGACCATATCTGACTCTCTCAAAGTAACTGCCTCATACAACAGTGTacaaatagatttgaaaaaaatgggcATAACCGATCACATAAAAAACATTCAAGAGTTTGAAACTATCCTTTCAAAGGTCAGTGATATCCCTGCATGTGAAGGTCTTCAAGGCAACGTCTACACTCAGACAAAATACCCAGCACTGAAGGCTGTGGTGGATTCTGTCCACGAAGGATCAGGGGAACCTAAACAGCGCTTGAGATCCTTAGAATGCAGTCAGCTGGTGCCTGTTCTGCCAGGATCAAAGGTTGTTCGCTGCACTCACTGTGACAAACTACGCTCAGCAGTAAAGCAGGCGCACTGGAGGCGAGAGAAATTGAAGAGGACAACCGGTGACATCCCTCAGGTTCCTGCAAAAAGGACAAGATGGGACTATCTAAGTGAACAACAGAAGAGGGACAAGTATAATACTGAACAAGCGAGACGAATAAGAGCAGAGGATAAGACAGACTACTATAAAGGAAAGTATGCCAGCTTAAAAGAGTCTATACGACTAACAAAGGAAGACCACACAGACATGACGGACATATTCAATAAGATGGACAGTGATGTGGCCAAGATGTTCCCTAATGATCACAGAAAGAGGCTCCTGTGGACAATCCAGCGTGACCATGTCCAAAACAAGAGGAATCAATGGAATGCAGA ATTCTTGGACGTCTGTCTGCAACTCTGGCAGCGGAGTAAACAGGGTTACGTCGACCTTCAGGACAGTGGCTTCCTGAAGCTGCCATCTGAGAGGCTTCTAcgatacaaaaaaaataaagtCAATCAGAAACCCGGGCTTCACTCAGAAGTTTTCAAGTGGATGAATGAAGAAGCACAACAGCAAGGAGTGACCGAAAGAGGGCGGCACGGATTCATTGTATTTGATGAGATGAAAATACAG GGAAGCATCCAGCTACGTCGGGTAGGGGACGAGTTTGAAGTTGCAGGCCTCGTTGACCTGGGGGACTTCTATCACAGCATGCGGTCCCTTCAGACAGGAG GTGATCGAAAGGCTGAGATGGCAACCCACGTGTTCCAGATGGCCTTCAAAGGATGCGAGggctttttctttccttttgctTGGTTCCCAACCACTGAAATTGCACCCATCAACATTTTCCTCCACCATTGGGACAGTGTACTCCACCTAAAATACCGCAAATTCTTTTCACATGCCTGCCTATGTGATGGGGGCCAAGCAAATCGAGACTTCATAATGGGTCACTTCAAGTCTACTGAAGATGCCATTATGAACAACTTCTCAATAGACAACACGTATGACAGCAGCAGCAAGTACTCATTCATCATGGACCCACCG CACAACATCAAAAAGCTGAGGAACAACCTGGAAAAAAGTTCCCTGAGAGGCACAGCCCGATCTTTCAAGTTCAATGGGAAGCACATTTTATGGTCCCATTTGAAAGAAGCGTATCTTCATGACAAAACCAATGCCAGGGCACCAGTGACATCATGCAAGATAAAAGACAGCCATTTCCAACTCACCCCTGCCACACGCATGAGAAACCATCTTGCTGCTGACATCTTCAGTGACGACATGGTTGAACTGCTGGAT AACTACCAGGAGTTCAAAAGAGATCAGAAGGGAGATGCTGATTCCATGGCCTTAACCCGGGAGTACCTGACTGCAGCAAATTTGTTTGTGAAGACATTTGCAAACACCAAGCCCATAAG AACGATGGACGATCCCAGGTTAGTACAGCTGGATGGAGCTCTCCAATGGTTTCTAGACTGGAGAGAAGATGTTATGGAGAGTGAGTATCAGACCGCCAAAGAACGGAACAAAGCCTACATCTCTGACAAGTTGCACTTTGACCTGTGCTCTATGGTGCTTGGCTATAAGTCTTATGTCCATACCATGACAACTCAGTTCCCTGGGATGGGACTGGTCTCTGCAAGTACCAACCAAGATGCCTTGGAAAACATGTTCGGCTGCATTCGTGCCTCAAATGGAAGCAACACCAACCCTACAGTTCTACAGTATG gTCCATCAGTGAATGGGTACATCCACTGCCGCTCCTTCAAGGTACGAAATGGGAATGCAACCAGGAAGTAA